In Coturnix japonica isolate 7356 chromosome 7, Coturnix japonica 2.1, whole genome shotgun sequence, one DNA window encodes the following:
- the ZNF142 gene encoding zinc finger protein 142 isoform X4: MEALCSELLLPSPGAVGVAGAMGSPTATAGAAPLPVRQELVLAEASLPGEGAASEGSNVEIFIEAVAGNVTLSNAASGTEVLVKVVELYFCERCGQSFPEASSLSQHECLLLPPPEHLQLPGVLPAPTRQKEAANCHPDWEATSEETRPANPSGTGEGSLEELKASAREEDSESDEDDSLEEDGESPCEGSAKENRKEAAAKAKLTWAQHFKGAVAEGSAYSYKTHMCPECKRCFKKRTHLVEHLHLHFPDPSLQCPNCHKYFTSKSKLKIHMMRETGEKAHRCPLCHYSSVEKNALNRHMASMHEDISNFYSDVYSCPVCKEKFRLSQTLKEHLKTHKAEPKRLSCFQEGCDYCVEDRKEFVRHLKDAHGIKAVECKYHACSLLFGTAEAMEAHRKTHYAFHCQQCDFICSNKHVFRKHKKQGHPGSEQLQCSFCPYATFNPVEYHDHVGKMHANEKIHKCTECAFATAHKRVLIRHMLLHTGEKPHKCELCDFTCRDVSYLSKHMLTHSKDKNFMCTECGYITKWKHYLNVHMRKHTGDLRYQCNQCSYRCHRADQLSSHKLRHQGKSLICEVCGFACKRKYELQKHMQAKHSQNYQVPIFRCQYCAYQTKYKQALLNHENCKHTKQKEFRCALCSYCTFSNTSLFFHKRKIHGYVPGDKDWLENYASKELEISSSESVFGYELGAALRVDVSSPFSSKEQWAKVKPSQLESQGGEGCQQVLMVPLLGQDTAPLEGSCKTQTAVGKGEQSCTIDDSMQSDTAVGPAEDVTESCTLHLETVHVSSDPILEHLTGDACMAQPESIEMLSCKEPPAAYEMLGSQDDLGLEDNDSVLEDVSDYKEEEVDVHKDEMLRLEDSAAAGASQENDTVREATGHLERSCSDHSKLDAGPELRENSRGEPPEAWLSVSKTGEQSHPPVPEDVATSSNDTRSSSESVLKALRKQDKEQAETLVLEGRVQMLVVQSDSQIFKCEKCSYITRKEKSMSLHSKASCQSHRTPLVCHECGASFKQQRGLNTHLLKKCPVLLKKNKVLKPAVVEAAGLHCPTGQLGDNGTETAESDRGGMEEPGHPESPRKAEMMPDKMQESDGAFAGEQESHCPSPEKSLHGDGAEVAEEPSQQGDGVETSRTECPSQAGKPSEKYRLEDGKLRCNACSFVCSRVSTITSHVEDGCRSLEQLWCSLCPETFRSQRALKNHCAEKHLLHPEEDGSHSTQLLGGDTASTEMGQPGDPVLDAAPPKAALPKQRRFSCSTCSFTCHQERAMKTHKKRGCVVLGEFRCASCPFTSKVAKALRLHRKLHRKHYSKRPQLQCRQCEFTCKQARCLRQHVRIKHEGVKPHKCLYCEFSTTRRYRLEAHQSLHTGEGRIACGICNQTFGTNSKLRIHRLRVHEKTPTHFCPLCDYSSYLQNDITRHVNSCHHGELNFGCSRCEARFSSDTALKQHVLRRHEEKVSYGCPQCGFVCHSEATLKCHVQKQHPHLECGTCKESFPSRDALEEHKKQHFSHRCELCSFAAKERQQLVRHYVESHEPAAPQDRPLQCPFCDFACCHQLVFDQHMKGHGGTRIYKCSDCEYTTKNKQKITWHIRIHTGEKPYKCHLCKYTCADPSRLKYHMRIHKEERKYLCPDCGYKCKWVNQLKYHMTKHTGLKPYRCDECEYRTNRADALRVHKETRHRDTRSFICEQCGKAFKTRFLLKTHLKKHSEEKPYVCNACGRAFRWAAGLRHHYLTHTNEHPFFCRYCPYKAKQKFQVIKHIQRHHPECGAGDPSQGVGKDPSTPTVHLHAVQRESPAMGQPALQQEGECLTEKDSISQ; the protein is encoded by the exons ATGGAGGCCCTGTGTtctgagctgctcctgccctccCCGGGTGCAGTGGGAGTAGCAGGAGCAATGGGAAGCCCTACTGccactgctggggctgccccgCTGCCCGTGAggcaggagctggtgctggcagaggCGTCGTTGCCTGGGGAAGGGGCTGCGTCCGAAGGAAGCAACGTAGAGATCTTCATCGAGGCTGTAGCTGGCAACGTGACTCTGAGCAACGCAGCCAGCGGCACCG AGGTTCTGGTCAAGGTGGTGGAGTTGTATTTCTGCGAGAGGTGTGGCCAGAGCTTCCCGGAGGCTTCCTCGCTGTCCCAGCACGAGTGCCTGCTACTGCCACCACCAGAGCACCTGCAGCTACCTGGAGTGCTGCCAGCACCCACCA GGCAGAAGGAGGCAGCAAATTGCCACCCTGACTGGGAAGCTACTTCAGAAGAAACAAGGCCAGCAAATCCCTCAGGCACTGGGGAGGGCTCCTTGGAGGAGCTGAAAGCATCTGCCAGAGAAGAGGATTCAGAGAGTGATGAAGACGATTCActggaggaggatggagagaGCCCCTGTGAGGGCAGTGCcaaagagaacaggaaagagGCTGCTGCCAAAGCCAAGCTGACCTGGGCTCAGCACTTCAAAG GAGCTGTTGCAGAGGGCTCAGCATACTCCTACAAAACCCACATGTGCCCCGAATGCAAGCGGTGCTTCAAGAAGCGGACACACCTGGTGGAGCACCTCCACCTGCACTTCCCTGACCCCAGCCTGCAGTGCCCCAACTGCCACAAGTACTTCACCAGTAAAAGCAAGCTGAAAATCCACATGATGCGGGAGACAGGTGAGAAGGCGCATCGCTGCCCACTCTGCCACTACAGCTCGGTGGAGAAGAATGCCCTCAATCGCCACATGGCCAGCATGCATGAGGACATTTCCAACTTCTACTCCGATGTCTACTCCTGCCCCGTCTGCAAGGAGAAGTTTCGCCTCAGCCAGACCCTCAAAGAGCACTTGAAGACTCACAAAGCTGAACCCAAGAGGCTGAGCTGCTTCCAAGAGGGTTGTGACTACTGTGTGGAGGACAGGAAGGAGTTTGTCCGTCATCTCAAGGATGCTCACGGCATCAAGGCAGTGGAGTGCAAGTACCATGCCTGCTCACTGCTCTTTGGGACTGCTGAGGCCATGGAGGCTCACCGGAAAACCCACTATGCTTTCCACTGCCAGCAATGTGACTTCATCTGCTCCAACAAGCATGTTTTCCGCAAGCACAAGAAGCAGGGGCACCCAGGCAGCGAGCAGCTCCAGTGCAGCTTCTGTCCCTATGCCACCTTCAACCCTGTGGAGTATCATGACCACGTGGGCAAGATGCACGCCAATGAGAAGATTCACAAATGCACCGAGTGTGCCTTTGCTACTGCACACAAGAGGGTGCTCATCCGGCACATGCTGCTGCACACAG GAGAGAAGCCTCACAAGTGTGAGCTGTGTGACTTCACGTGCCGCGATGTGAGCTACCTGTCCAAGCACATGCTGACCCATTCCAAAGACAAGAACTTCATGTGCACTGAGTGTGGATACATCACCAAGTGGAAGCACTACTTGAATGTCCACATGCGCAAGCACACCGGTGATCTTAG GTACCAGTGCAACCAGTGTTCATACCGGTGCCACCGTGCCGACCAGCTGAGCAGCCATAAGCTGCGGCACCAAGGCAAAAGCCTCATCTGCGAGGTATGCGGCTTTGCTTGCAAGCGCAAGTACGAGCTGCAGAAACACATGCAGGCAAAGCACTCACAGAACTACCAAGTGCCCATCTTCCGGTGCCAGTACTGTGCCTACCAGACCAAGTACAAGCAGGCATTGCTGAACCATGAGAACTGCAAGCACACCAAGCAAAAGGAGTTTCGCTGCGCCCTTTGCTCTTATTGCACCTTCAGCAACACCAGCCTCTTCTTCCACAAGCGCAAGATTCACGGTTATGTGCCTGGTGACAAGGACTGGCTGGAAAACTAtgccagcaaggagctggagATCAGCTCATCTGAGTCTGTCTTTGGCTATGAGCTTGGAGCAGCCCTGCGTGTGGATGTCAGCTCCCCCTTCTCTAGCAAGGAGCAGTGGGCAAAGGTGAAGCCATCCCAGCTGGAATCCCAGGGTGGAGAGGGCTGCCAGCAAGTGCTCATGGTGCCCCTTCTGGGGCAGGACACTGCTCCACTGGAGGGCAGCTGTAAGACTCAGACAGCTGTGGGCAagggggagcagagctgcacaatTGATGACAGCATGCAGAGTGACACTGCTGTGGGCCCAGCTGAGGATGTGACAGAGAGCTGCACGTTGCACTTGGAGACAGTGCATGTCTCATCTGATCCCATCCTGGAGCATTTGACTGGAGATGCCTGCATGGCACAGCCGGAGAGCATAGAAATGCTATCCTGCAAGGAGCCTCCTGCCGCCTATGAAATGCTTGGCTCCCAGGATGACCTTGGCTTGGAGGACAATGACAGTGTGCTTGAAGATGTCTCGGACTATAAGGAAGAGGAGGTAGATGTACACAAGGATGAGATGTTGAGGCTGGAGGacagtgcagcagcaggtgcCAGCCAGGAAAATGACACCGTAAGAGAGGCCACAGGCCACCTTGAGAGGTCATGTTCAGACCACAGCAAGCTGGATGCAGGCCCAGAGTTGAGAGAGAACAGCAGAGGTGAACCACCTGAGGCCTGGCTCAGTGTGTCGAAGACAGGTGAGCAGAGCCATCCGCCTGTCCCAGAGGATGTGGCCACCTCCAGCAATGACACCAGAAGCAGTTCAGAGTCAGTGCTGAAGGCGCTGCGGaagcaggacaaggagcaggCAGAGACACTGGTATTGGAGGGAAGGGTCCAGATGCTGGTGGTGCAGTCGGATAGTCAGATCTTTAAGTGTGAGAAATGTTCTTACATCACACGGAAGGAGAAGTCCATGTCCCTGCACTCCAAAGCCAGCTGCCAGAGCCACCGCACCCCACTTGTGTGCCATGAGTGCGGTGCCAGCTTTAAGCAGCAGAGGGGACTCAACACCCACCTCCTCAAAAAATGCCCAGTCCTCCTGAAGAAGAACAAGGTGCTCAAACCGGCTGTTGTGGAGGCAGCAGGACTGCACTGTCCGACTGGACAACTGGGTGATAATGgtacagaaacagcagagagTGACAGGGGAGGCATGGAGGAGCCTGGACATCCTGAGTCCCCCCGGAAAGCTGAAATGATGCCTGATAAAATGCAGGAATCGGATGGTGCCTTTGCTGGGGAGCAGGAGTCACACTGTCCTTCCCCTGAGAAATCTCTCCATGGTGACGGTGCAGAGGTGGCAGAAGAGCCCTCACAGCAAGGGGATGGAGTTGAGACAAGCAGAACAGAGTGTCCCTCACAGGCTGGGAAACCCTCTGAGAAATACCGGCTGGAGGATGGGAAGCTGCGCTGCAATGCCTGCTCCTTTGTCTGCTCCCGTGTCTCCACCATCACCTCTCACGTGGAGGATGGCTGCCGGAGCTTGGAGCAGTTATGGTGCTCACTGTGCCCTGAAACCTTTCGCTCCCAGCGGGCCCTGAAGAACCACTGTGCTGAGAAGCACCTCCTGCATCCTGAGGAGGATGGAtcccacagcacccagctcctGGGGGGGGACACGGCCAGCACTGAGATGGGGCAGCCCGGTGACCCTGTGCTAGATGCAGCTCCACCAAAAGCTGCACTGCCCAAACAGAGGCGTTTCTCCTGCTCCACTTGCTCCTTCACCTGCCACCAGGAACGGGCCATGAAGACACACAAGAAGAGGGGCTGCGTGGTGCTGGGAGAGTTCCGCTGTGCCTCCTGCCCCTTCACCTCCAAAGTGGCCAAAGCCCTGCGGCTGCACCGCAAGCTGCACCGCAAGCACTACAGCAAGCGGCCACAGCTGCAGTGCCGCCAGTGCGAGTTCACCTGCAAGCAGGCCCGCTGCCTGCGGCAGCACGTGCGCATCAAGCACGAGGGGGTGAAGCCCCACAAGTGCCTCTACTGCGAGTTCAGCACCACGCGGCGGTACCGTCTGGAGGCCCACCAGTCTCTACACACCGGTGAGGGCCGCATTGCCTGCGGCATCTGCAACCAGACCTTCGGCACCAACTCCAAGCTGCGCATCCACCGCCTGCGGGTGCATGAGAAGACGCCCACCCACTTCTGCCCTCTGTGTGACTACAGCAGCTACCTGCAGAATGACATCACCCGCCATGTCAACAGCTGCCACCACGGCGAGCTCAACTTCGGCTGTTCCCGCTGTGAGGCACGGTTCAGCTCTGACACAGCCCTCAAGCAGCACGTCCTGCGGCGGCACGAGGAGAAGGTGTCCTATGGCTGCCCACAGTGCGGCTTCGTGTGCCACAGCGAGGCCACACTCAAATGCCATGTGCAAAAGCAGCACCCTCACCTGGAGTGCGGCACCTGCAAGGAGAGCTTTCCCAGCCGGGATGCTCTGGAGGAGCACAAGAAGCAGCACTTCAGCCACCgctgtgagctgtgcagctTCGCTGCCAAGGAGCGGCAGCAGCTGGTGCGGCATTACGTGGAGAGCCACGAGCCGGCCGCCCCCCAGGACAGACCCCTGCAGTGCCCCTTCTGTGACTTtgcctgctgccatcagcttGTCTTTGACCAGCACATGAAGGGCCACGGGGGCACACGCATCTACAAGTGCTCTGACTGCGAGTACACCACcaagaacaagcagaaaatcACCTGGCACATCCGCATCCACACCGGTGAGAAGCCCTATAAGTGCCACCTCTGCAAGTACACCTGTGCTGACCCCTCACGTCTCAAG TACCACATGCGGATCCACAAGGAGGAGCGCAAATACCTCTGCCCAGACTGTGGCTACAAGTGCAAGTGGGTGAATCAGCTCAAGTACCACATGACAAAGCACACAG GGCTGAAGCCATACCGCTGCGATGAGTGTGAGTACCGCACCAACCGGGCAGATGCGCTGCGGGTGCACAAGGAGACACGGCACCGGGACACGCGCTCCTTCATCTGCGAGCAGTGCGGCAAGGCCTTCAAGACCCGCTTCCTCCTCAAGACCCACCTGAAGAAACACAGCGAGGAGAAGCCGTACGTCTGCAACGCCTGCGGGCGAGCTTTCCGCTGGGCAGCTGGCCTGCGGCACCATTACCTCACCCACACCAACGAGCACCCCTTCTTCTGCCGCTACTGCCCCTACAAGGCCAAGCAGAAGTTCCAGGTCATCAAACACATCCAGAGGCACCACCCCGAATGTGGGGCTGGAGACCCCAGCCAAGGGGTGGGCAAAGACCCTAGCACACCCACCGTCCACCTCCACGCTGTGCAGAGGGAGAGCCCGGCTATGGGGCaacctgcactgcagcaggagggagagtgCCTCACAGAGAAGGATAGCATCTCCCAGTGA
- the ZNF142 gene encoding zinc finger protein 142 isoform X3 codes for MEALCSELLLPSPGAVGVAGAMGSPTATAGAAPLPVRQELVLAEASLPGEGAASEGSNVEIFIEAVAGNVTLSNAASGTEVLVKVVELYFCERCGQSFPEASSLSQHECLLLPPPEHLQLPGVLPAPTKGQKEAANCHPDWEATSEETRPANPSGTGEGSLEELKASAREEDSESDEDDSLEEDGESPCEGSAKENRKEAAAKAKLTWAQHFKGAVAEGSAYSYKTHMCPECKRCFKKRTHLVEHLHLHFPDPSLQCPNCHKYFTSKSKLKIHMMRETGEKAHRCPLCHYSSVEKNALNRHMASMHEDISNFYSDVYSCPVCKEKFRLSQTLKEHLKTHKAEPKRLSCFQEGCDYCVEDRKEFVRHLKDAHGIKAVECKYHACSLLFGTAEAMEAHRKTHYAFHCQQCDFICSNKHVFRKHKKQGHPGSEQLQCSFCPYATFNPVEYHDHVGKMHANEKIHKCTECAFATAHKRVLIRHMLLHTGEKPHKCELCDFTCRDVSYLSKHMLTHSKDKNFMCTECGYITKWKHYLNVHMRKHTGDLRYQCNQCSYRCHRADQLSSHKLRHQGKSLICEVCGFACKRKYELQKHMQAKHSQNYQVPIFRCQYCAYQTKYKQALLNHENCKHTKQKEFRCALCSYCTFSNTSLFFHKRKIHGYVPGDKDWLENYASKELEISSSESVFGYELGAALRVDVSSPFSSKEQWAKVKPSQLESQGGEGCQQVLMVPLLGQDTAPLEGSCKTQTAVGKGEQSCTIDDSMQSDTAVGPAEDVTESCTLHLETVHVSSDPILEHLTGDACMAQPESIEMLSCKEPPAAYEMLGSQDDLGLEDNDSVLEDVSDYKEEEVDVHKDEMLRLEDSAAAGASQENDTVREATGHLERSCSDHSKLDAGPELRENSRGEPPEAWLSVSKTGEQSHPPVPEDVATSSNDTRSSSESVLKALRKQDKEQAETLVLEGRVQMLVVQSDSQIFKCEKCSYITRKEKSMSLHSKASCQSHRTPLVCHECGASFKQQRGLNTHLLKKCPVLLKKNKVLKPAVVEAAGLHCPTGQLGDNGTETAESDRGGMEEPGHPESPRKAEMMPDKMQESDGAFAGEQESHCPSPEKSLHGDGAEVAEEPSQQGDGVETSRTECPSQAGKPSEKYRLEDGKLRCNACSFVCSRVSTITSHVEDGCRSLEQLWCSLCPETFRSQRALKNHCAEKHLLHPEEDGSHSTQLLGGDTASTEMGQPGDPVLDAAPPKAALPKQRRFSCSTCSFTCHQERAMKTHKKRGCVVLGEFRCASCPFTSKVAKALRLHRKLHRKHYSKRPQLQCRQCEFTCKQARCLRQHVRIKHEGVKPHKCLYCEFSTTRRYRLEAHQSLHTGEGRIACGICNQTFGTNSKLRIHRLRVHEKTPTHFCPLCDYSSYLQNDITRHVNSCHHGELNFGCSRCEARFSSDTALKQHVLRRHEEKVSYGCPQCGFVCHSEATLKCHVQKQHPHLECGTCKESFPSRDALEEHKKQHFSHRCELCSFAAKERQQLVRHYVESHEPAAPQDRPLQCPFCDFACCHQLVFDQHMKGHGGTRIYKCSDCEYTTKNKQKITWHIRIHTGEKPYKCHLCKYTCADPSRLKYHMRIHKEERKYLCPDCGYKCKWVNQLKYHMTKHTGLKPYRCDECEYRTNRADALRVHKETRHRDTRSFICEQCGKAFKTRFLLKTHLKKHSEEKPYVCNACGRAFRWAAGLRHHYLTHTNEHPFFCRYCPYKAKQKFQVIKHIQRHHPECGAGDPSQGVGKDPSTPTVHLHAVQRESPAMGQPALQQEGECLTEKDSISQ; via the exons ATGGAGGCCCTGTGTtctgagctgctcctgccctccCCGGGTGCAGTGGGAGTAGCAGGAGCAATGGGAAGCCCTACTGccactgctggggctgccccgCTGCCCGTGAggcaggagctggtgctggcagaggCGTCGTTGCCTGGGGAAGGGGCTGCGTCCGAAGGAAGCAACGTAGAGATCTTCATCGAGGCTGTAGCTGGCAACGTGACTCTGAGCAACGCAGCCAGCGGCACCG AGGTTCTGGTCAAGGTGGTGGAGTTGTATTTCTGCGAGAGGTGTGGCCAGAGCTTCCCGGAGGCTTCCTCGCTGTCCCAGCACGAGTGCCTGCTACTGCCACCACCAGAGCACCTGCAGCTACCTGGAGTGCTGCCAGCACCCACCA AAGGGCAGAAGGAGGCAGCAAATTGCCACCCTGACTGGGAAGCTACTTCAGAAGAAACAAGGCCAGCAAATCCCTCAGGCACTGGGGAGGGCTCCTTGGAGGAGCTGAAAGCATCTGCCAGAGAAGAGGATTCAGAGAGTGATGAAGACGATTCActggaggaggatggagagaGCCCCTGTGAGGGCAGTGCcaaagagaacaggaaagagGCTGCTGCCAAAGCCAAGCTGACCTGGGCTCAGCACTTCAAAG GAGCTGTTGCAGAGGGCTCAGCATACTCCTACAAAACCCACATGTGCCCCGAATGCAAGCGGTGCTTCAAGAAGCGGACACACCTGGTGGAGCACCTCCACCTGCACTTCCCTGACCCCAGCCTGCAGTGCCCCAACTGCCACAAGTACTTCACCAGTAAAAGCAAGCTGAAAATCCACATGATGCGGGAGACAGGTGAGAAGGCGCATCGCTGCCCACTCTGCCACTACAGCTCGGTGGAGAAGAATGCCCTCAATCGCCACATGGCCAGCATGCATGAGGACATTTCCAACTTCTACTCCGATGTCTACTCCTGCCCCGTCTGCAAGGAGAAGTTTCGCCTCAGCCAGACCCTCAAAGAGCACTTGAAGACTCACAAAGCTGAACCCAAGAGGCTGAGCTGCTTCCAAGAGGGTTGTGACTACTGTGTGGAGGACAGGAAGGAGTTTGTCCGTCATCTCAAGGATGCTCACGGCATCAAGGCAGTGGAGTGCAAGTACCATGCCTGCTCACTGCTCTTTGGGACTGCTGAGGCCATGGAGGCTCACCGGAAAACCCACTATGCTTTCCACTGCCAGCAATGTGACTTCATCTGCTCCAACAAGCATGTTTTCCGCAAGCACAAGAAGCAGGGGCACCCAGGCAGCGAGCAGCTCCAGTGCAGCTTCTGTCCCTATGCCACCTTCAACCCTGTGGAGTATCATGACCACGTGGGCAAGATGCACGCCAATGAGAAGATTCACAAATGCACCGAGTGTGCCTTTGCTACTGCACACAAGAGGGTGCTCATCCGGCACATGCTGCTGCACACAG GAGAGAAGCCTCACAAGTGTGAGCTGTGTGACTTCACGTGCCGCGATGTGAGCTACCTGTCCAAGCACATGCTGACCCATTCCAAAGACAAGAACTTCATGTGCACTGAGTGTGGATACATCACCAAGTGGAAGCACTACTTGAATGTCCACATGCGCAAGCACACCGGTGATCTTAG GTACCAGTGCAACCAGTGTTCATACCGGTGCCACCGTGCCGACCAGCTGAGCAGCCATAAGCTGCGGCACCAAGGCAAAAGCCTCATCTGCGAGGTATGCGGCTTTGCTTGCAAGCGCAAGTACGAGCTGCAGAAACACATGCAGGCAAAGCACTCACAGAACTACCAAGTGCCCATCTTCCGGTGCCAGTACTGTGCCTACCAGACCAAGTACAAGCAGGCATTGCTGAACCATGAGAACTGCAAGCACACCAAGCAAAAGGAGTTTCGCTGCGCCCTTTGCTCTTATTGCACCTTCAGCAACACCAGCCTCTTCTTCCACAAGCGCAAGATTCACGGTTATGTGCCTGGTGACAAGGACTGGCTGGAAAACTAtgccagcaaggagctggagATCAGCTCATCTGAGTCTGTCTTTGGCTATGAGCTTGGAGCAGCCCTGCGTGTGGATGTCAGCTCCCCCTTCTCTAGCAAGGAGCAGTGGGCAAAGGTGAAGCCATCCCAGCTGGAATCCCAGGGTGGAGAGGGCTGCCAGCAAGTGCTCATGGTGCCCCTTCTGGGGCAGGACACTGCTCCACTGGAGGGCAGCTGTAAGACTCAGACAGCTGTGGGCAagggggagcagagctgcacaatTGATGACAGCATGCAGAGTGACACTGCTGTGGGCCCAGCTGAGGATGTGACAGAGAGCTGCACGTTGCACTTGGAGACAGTGCATGTCTCATCTGATCCCATCCTGGAGCATTTGACTGGAGATGCCTGCATGGCACAGCCGGAGAGCATAGAAATGCTATCCTGCAAGGAGCCTCCTGCCGCCTATGAAATGCTTGGCTCCCAGGATGACCTTGGCTTGGAGGACAATGACAGTGTGCTTGAAGATGTCTCGGACTATAAGGAAGAGGAGGTAGATGTACACAAGGATGAGATGTTGAGGCTGGAGGacagtgcagcagcaggtgcCAGCCAGGAAAATGACACCGTAAGAGAGGCCACAGGCCACCTTGAGAGGTCATGTTCAGACCACAGCAAGCTGGATGCAGGCCCAGAGTTGAGAGAGAACAGCAGAGGTGAACCACCTGAGGCCTGGCTCAGTGTGTCGAAGACAGGTGAGCAGAGCCATCCGCCTGTCCCAGAGGATGTGGCCACCTCCAGCAATGACACCAGAAGCAGTTCAGAGTCAGTGCTGAAGGCGCTGCGGaagcaggacaaggagcaggCAGAGACACTGGTATTGGAGGGAAGGGTCCAGATGCTGGTGGTGCAGTCGGATAGTCAGATCTTTAAGTGTGAGAAATGTTCTTACATCACACGGAAGGAGAAGTCCATGTCCCTGCACTCCAAAGCCAGCTGCCAGAGCCACCGCACCCCACTTGTGTGCCATGAGTGCGGTGCCAGCTTTAAGCAGCAGAGGGGACTCAACACCCACCTCCTCAAAAAATGCCCAGTCCTCCTGAAGAAGAACAAGGTGCTCAAACCGGCTGTTGTGGAGGCAGCAGGACTGCACTGTCCGACTGGACAACTGGGTGATAATGgtacagaaacagcagagagTGACAGGGGAGGCATGGAGGAGCCTGGACATCCTGAGTCCCCCCGGAAAGCTGAAATGATGCCTGATAAAATGCAGGAATCGGATGGTGCCTTTGCTGGGGAGCAGGAGTCACACTGTCCTTCCCCTGAGAAATCTCTCCATGGTGACGGTGCAGAGGTGGCAGAAGAGCCCTCACAGCAAGGGGATGGAGTTGAGACAAGCAGAACAGAGTGTCCCTCACAGGCTGGGAAACCCTCTGAGAAATACCGGCTGGAGGATGGGAAGCTGCGCTGCAATGCCTGCTCCTTTGTCTGCTCCCGTGTCTCCACCATCACCTCTCACGTGGAGGATGGCTGCCGGAGCTTGGAGCAGTTATGGTGCTCACTGTGCCCTGAAACCTTTCGCTCCCAGCGGGCCCTGAAGAACCACTGTGCTGAGAAGCACCTCCTGCATCCTGAGGAGGATGGAtcccacagcacccagctcctGGGGGGGGACACGGCCAGCACTGAGATGGGGCAGCCCGGTGACCCTGTGCTAGATGCAGCTCCACCAAAAGCTGCACTGCCCAAACAGAGGCGTTTCTCCTGCTCCACTTGCTCCTTCACCTGCCACCAGGAACGGGCCATGAAGACACACAAGAAGAGGGGCTGCGTGGTGCTGGGAGAGTTCCGCTGTGCCTCCTGCCCCTTCACCTCCAAAGTGGCCAAAGCCCTGCGGCTGCACCGCAAGCTGCACCGCAAGCACTACAGCAAGCGGCCACAGCTGCAGTGCCGCCAGTGCGAGTTCACCTGCAAGCAGGCCCGCTGCCTGCGGCAGCACGTGCGCATCAAGCACGAGGGGGTGAAGCCCCACAAGTGCCTCTACTGCGAGTTCAGCACCACGCGGCGGTACCGTCTGGAGGCCCACCAGTCTCTACACACCGGTGAGGGCCGCATTGCCTGCGGCATCTGCAACCAGACCTTCGGCACCAACTCCAAGCTGCGCATCCACCGCCTGCGGGTGCATGAGAAGACGCCCACCCACTTCTGCCCTCTGTGTGACTACAGCAGCTACCTGCAGAATGACATCACCCGCCATGTCAACAGCTGCCACCACGGCGAGCTCAACTTCGGCTGTTCCCGCTGTGAGGCACGGTTCAGCTCTGACACAGCCCTCAAGCAGCACGTCCTGCGGCGGCACGAGGAGAAGGTGTCCTATGGCTGCCCACAGTGCGGCTTCGTGTGCCACAGCGAGGCCACACTCAAATGCCATGTGCAAAAGCAGCACCCTCACCTGGAGTGCGGCACCTGCAAGGAGAGCTTTCCCAGCCGGGATGCTCTGGAGGAGCACAAGAAGCAGCACTTCAGCCACCgctgtgagctgtgcagctTCGCTGCCAAGGAGCGGCAGCAGCTGGTGCGGCATTACGTGGAGAGCCACGAGCCGGCCGCCCCCCAGGACAGACCCCTGCAGTGCCCCTTCTGTGACTTtgcctgctgccatcagcttGTCTTTGACCAGCACATGAAGGGCCACGGGGGCACACGCATCTACAAGTGCTCTGACTGCGAGTACACCACcaagaacaagcagaaaatcACCTGGCACATCCGCATCCACACCGGTGAGAAGCCCTATAAGTGCCACCTCTGCAAGTACACCTGTGCTGACCCCTCACGTCTCAAG TACCACATGCGGATCCACAAGGAGGAGCGCAAATACCTCTGCCCAGACTGTGGCTACAAGTGCAAGTGGGTGAATCAGCTCAAGTACCACATGACAAAGCACACAG GGCTGAAGCCATACCGCTGCGATGAGTGTGAGTACCGCACCAACCGGGCAGATGCGCTGCGGGTGCACAAGGAGACACGGCACCGGGACACGCGCTCCTTCATCTGCGAGCAGTGCGGCAAGGCCTTCAAGACCCGCTTCCTCCTCAAGACCCACCTGAAGAAACACAGCGAGGAGAAGCCGTACGTCTGCAACGCCTGCGGGCGAGCTTTCCGCTGGGCAGCTGGCCTGCGGCACCATTACCTCACCCACACCAACGAGCACCCCTTCTTCTGCCGCTACTGCCCCTACAAGGCCAAGCAGAAGTTCCAGGTCATCAAACACATCCAGAGGCACCACCCCGAATGTGGGGCTGGAGACCCCAGCCAAGGGGTGGGCAAAGACCCTAGCACACCCACCGTCCACCTCCACGCTGTGCAGAGGGAGAGCCCGGCTATGGGGCaacctgcactgcagcaggagggagagtgCCTCACAGAGAAGGATAGCATCTCCCAGTGA